A region from the Enterobacter roggenkampii genome encodes:
- the ppc gene encoding phosphoenolpyruvate carboxylase, with protein sequence MNEQYSALRSNVSMLGKVLGDTIKDALGENILDRVETIRKLSKSSRAGNEASRQELLTTLQNLSNDELLPVARAFSQFLNLANTAEQYHSISPNGEAASNPEVIARTLRKLKDQPDLNEATIKKAVESLSLELVLTAHPTEITRRTLIHKMVEVNNCLKQLDNKDIADYERNQLMRRLRQLIAQSWHTDEIRKHRPSPVDEAKWGFAVVENSLWEGVPNYLRELNEQLEANLGYRLPVDFVPVRFTSWMGGDRDGNPNVTAEITRHVLLLSRWKATDLFLKDIQVLISELSMVEATPELRALAGEEGASEPYRFLMKKLRGQLMATQAWLEARLKGQRLPKPEGLLSQNEQLWEPLYACYKSLQACGMGIIANGELLDTLRRVKCFGVPLVRIDVRQESTRHTEALGELTRYLGIGDYESWSEADKQAFLIRELNSKRPLLPRNWEPSNDTREVLNTCKAIVDAPKGSVAAYVISMAKTPSDVLGVHLLLKEAGIDYALPVAPLFETLDDLNNANDVMSQLLNIDWYRGFIQGKQMVMIGYSDSAKDAGVMAASWAQYQAQDALIKTCEKAGIELTLFHGRGGSIGRGGAPAHAALLSQPPGSLKGGLRVTEQGEMIRFKYGLPEVTISSLSLYTSAILEANLLPPPEPKASWCHIMDELSAISCDLYRGYVRENKDFVPYFRSATPEQELGKLPLGSRPAKRRPTGGVESLRAIPWIFAWTQNRLMLPAWLGAGAALQKVVEDGKQSELETMCRDWPFFSTRLGMLEMVFSKADLWLAEYYDQRLVKPELWALGKELRELLEGDIKVVLDIANDSHLMADLPWIAESIQLRNIYTDPLNVLQAELLHRSRLAEEEGKEPDPRVEQALMVTIAGVAAGMRNTG encoded by the coding sequence ATGAACGAACAATATTCCGCGTTGCGTAGTAATGTCAGTATGCTCGGCAAAGTGCTTGGAGATACCATCAAAGATGCGTTGGGGGAGAACATCCTCGACCGCGTTGAAACCATCCGCAAGCTGTCTAAATCTTCCCGTGCCGGTAACGAGGCCAGTCGTCAGGAGCTGCTCACCACCTTGCAGAACCTCTCGAACGACGAGCTGCTGCCCGTTGCACGCGCATTCAGCCAGTTCCTGAACCTGGCAAATACCGCTGAGCAATACCACAGCATTTCGCCAAACGGCGAAGCGGCCAGCAACCCGGAAGTCATTGCCCGCACCCTTCGTAAACTGAAAGACCAGCCAGACCTCAACGAAGCCACCATCAAAAAAGCGGTGGAGTCACTTTCGCTGGAGCTGGTACTGACCGCTCACCCAACCGAGATCACCCGTCGCACCCTGATCCACAAAATGGTGGAAGTGAACAACTGCCTGAAGCAGCTGGATAACAAAGACATTGCCGACTATGAACGCAACCAGCTGATGCGCCGCCTGCGCCAGCTGATTGCTCAGTCCTGGCACACCGATGAAATTCGTAAGCATCGCCCAAGCCCGGTCGACGAAGCTAAATGGGGCTTTGCGGTGGTGGAAAACAGCCTGTGGGAAGGGGTACCGAACTACCTGCGCGAGCTGAACGAACAGCTGGAAGCGAACCTGGGCTACCGTCTGCCGGTCGACTTTGTGCCGGTCCGCTTTACCTCCTGGATGGGCGGCGACCGCGACGGCAACCCAAACGTCACCGCAGAAATCACCCGTCACGTCCTGCTGCTGAGCCGCTGGAAAGCGACCGATCTGTTCCTGAAAGACATTCAGGTGCTGATCTCCGAGCTGTCGATGGTAGAAGCGACGCCGGAACTGCGCGCGCTGGCCGGTGAAGAAGGCGCCAGCGAGCCGTACCGTTTCCTGATGAAAAAACTGCGTGGTCAGCTGATGGCCACTCAGGCCTGGCTGGAAGCGCGCCTGAAAGGCCAGCGTCTGCCAAAACCAGAAGGCCTGCTCAGCCAGAACGAACAGCTTTGGGAGCCGCTTTACGCCTGTTATAAATCACTCCAGGCCTGCGGGATGGGCATCATCGCCAACGGTGAACTGCTCGACACCCTGCGTCGCGTGAAGTGTTTCGGCGTGCCGCTGGTGCGTATCGACGTGCGTCAGGAAAGTACCCGCCATACCGAAGCGCTGGGCGAGCTGACCCGCTATCTCGGCATCGGTGACTATGAAAGCTGGTCCGAAGCTGACAAGCAGGCGTTCCTGATCCGCGAGCTGAACTCCAAGCGCCCTCTGCTGCCGCGCAACTGGGAGCCAAGCAACGATACCCGCGAAGTGCTCAACACCTGTAAAGCGATCGTGGACGCACCGAAAGGATCGGTCGCCGCCTATGTGATCTCCATGGCGAAAACCCCGTCCGACGTGCTGGGCGTTCACCTCCTGCTGAAAGAAGCGGGAATCGACTACGCCCTGCCTGTCGCCCCGCTGTTTGAGACCCTCGACGACCTGAACAACGCCAACGACGTGATGAGCCAACTGCTGAACATCGACTGGTATCGCGGCTTTATTCAGGGCAAACAGATGGTGATGATCGGCTATTCCGACTCCGCAAAAGATGCGGGCGTAATGGCGGCATCCTGGGCGCAGTATCAGGCGCAGGACGCACTGATCAAAACCTGCGAGAAAGCCGGTATCGAGCTGACCCTGTTCCACGGACGCGGTGGCTCCATTGGCCGTGGCGGCGCGCCAGCACACGCGGCACTGCTGTCACAGCCGCCGGGAAGCCTGAAAGGCGGCCTGCGCGTGACCGAGCAGGGCGAGATGATCCGCTTCAAGTACGGCCTGCCGGAAGTGACCATCAGCAGCCTGTCGCTTTATACCAGCGCGATCCTCGAAGCCAACCTGCTGCCACCGCCGGAGCCGAAAGCCTCCTGGTGCCACATCATGGACGAGCTGTCGGCTATCTCCTGCGATCTGTACCGCGGCTACGTGCGTGAAAACAAAGATTTCGTGCCTTACTTCCGTTCAGCCACGCCTGAGCAGGAGCTGGGTAAACTTCCGCTGGGCTCGCGTCCTGCCAAGCGTCGTCCGACCGGCGGCGTTGAATCCCTGCGTGCAATCCCGTGGATCTTTGCCTGGACGCAGAACCGCTTAATGCTGCCCGCCTGGCTGGGTGCCGGTGCCGCACTGCAAAAAGTGGTGGAAGACGGTAAACAGAGCGAACTGGAAACCATGTGCCGCGACTGGCCGTTCTTCTCTACCCGTCTGGGAATGCTGGAGATGGTCTTCTCGAAAGCCGACCTGTGGCTGGCGGAATACTACGATCAGCGCCTGGTGAAGCCCGAGCTGTGGGCGCTGGGCAAAGAGCTGCGCGAACTGCTGGAAGGCGACATCAAAGTGGTGCTGGACATCGCTAACGACTCACACCTGATGGCGGACCTGCCGTGGATTGCCGAGTCTATCCAGCTGCGTAACATCTACACCGACCCGCTGAACGTCCTGCAGGCAGAGCTGCTGCACCGTTCGCGTCTGGCGGAAGAAGAAGGGAAAGAGCCGGATCCACGCGTTGAACAGGCGCTGATGGTGACGATTGCGGGCGTTGCGGCGGGTATGCGTAACACCGGCTAA